A single Candidatus Poribacteria bacterium DNA region contains:
- a CDS encoding J domain-containing protein, whose protein sequence is RLDKFWKMWNYNTVSIKDVVFTMQIPDYYQILEIERDATAREIKSAYRKLAKRYHPDKNPQQTAFAEKMFREVCIAYDTLQDGKRKSDYNRTLQTIERQQKSHEVYLDRLSRLNQTYAKLELLLQALLHHNYETGISMYEQLQHRSQEIGKEWRIDDFLSYEESRDCEFLVAEAYQKLGFSNGDQDRFHKIEQAMLMYESLLFAETKRPCFRHFIREVKERLKFIYLYHFSVEGYDRTHSIPLAKIRELNLSKRETAWMYKKIAEFYVEIDRFPEARTVLKMAFELQPRLTGAKKICQTLNMGY, encoded by the coding sequence TTCGGCTTGACAAATTCTGGAAGATGTGGAATTATAATACTGTATCTATCAAAGATGTTGTATTCACAATGCAGATTCCAGATTACTATCAAATCTTAGAGATTGAGCGGGATGCTACCGCTCGCGAAATAAAGAGTGCCTATCGGAAGCTTGCAAAACGCTACCATCCGGATAAAAATCCGCAGCAGACTGCTTTTGCGGAAAAGATGTTCCGCGAGGTCTGTATTGCTTATGACACGCTCCAAGACGGAAAACGGAAATCTGACTATAATCGGACCCTACAGACGATCGAACGGCAGCAGAAGTCCCATGAAGTCTATCTCGACAGGCTGAGTAGACTTAACCAGACCTATGCGAAGTTGGAATTGCTATTGCAAGCGTTGCTCCATCACAATTATGAAACCGGCATTTCCATGTATGAGCAGCTGCAACACCGCTCTCAAGAAATTGGAAAGGAGTGGCGTATCGACGACTTTCTCAGCTATGAAGAGAGTCGGGACTGTGAATTCCTCGTCGCCGAAGCATACCAGAAACTCGGATTTTCTAATGGCGACCAAGATCGGTTCCACAAAATTGAGCAGGCAATGCTAATGTATGAATCCCTGCTGTTTGCCGAAACAAAGCGTCCCTGCTTCAGACACTTCATCCGAGAAGTCAAAGAACGCCTCAAATTCATTTATCTCTATCATTTCAGTGTTGAGGGGTACGACCGAACACACTCAATTCCGTTGGCGAAAATCCGTGAATTAAACCTATCGAAACGCGAGACCGCATGGATGTACAAAAAAATTGCGGAGTTCTATGTCGAAATTGATCGGTTCCCGGAAGCACGAACCGTTTTGAAAATGGCATTTGAATTGCAACCCCGTCTTACGGGTGCCAAGAAAATCTGCCAAACACTCAATATGGGATATTAG
- a CDS encoding phytanoyl-CoA dioxygenase family protein: METTNGQLAENYRKDGFLTRIRVSDEVEATRHRQAYNALEAEVGAEKCEIGLVDWHFDYQFIWEIATHPKIVDLIEALIGPDVMLLATHFFCKYGPREKFVAWHQDVTYWGLEPPDAITAWYAIDDSDTGNGCMQVIPGSHQRGIKEHGKSEQAGNLLSINQEVPVTEAEAETAVDLVLKAGEMSIHHGQMIHGSLPNHSTRRRCGLTVRYIDPSVRQAEENSLKRPWKPILLRGEDRYQNFTTVPNPFPL; encoded by the coding sequence ATGGAAACCACAAACGGACAACTCGCTGAAAATTACCGAAAAGACGGATTTTTGACCCGTATTCGTGTTTCCGATGAAGTTGAAGCAACGCGCCATCGGCAAGCCTACAATGCGTTGGAGGCAGAAGTCGGCGCAGAGAAATGTGAAATCGGGCTTGTTGATTGGCATTTCGACTACCAATTTATCTGGGAAATCGCAACACATCCGAAAATCGTGGATCTCATTGAGGCACTTATCGGTCCCGATGTGATGCTGTTAGCCACGCATTTCTTCTGCAAGTACGGTCCCCGTGAAAAGTTCGTAGCGTGGCATCAAGACGTGACGTATTGGGGGCTTGAACCACCGGATGCGATCACCGCTTGGTATGCCATAGACGACAGCGATACAGGGAACGGCTGCATGCAGGTCATCCCCGGAAGCCATCAGCGCGGCATCAAGGAACATGGGAAATCTGAGCAAGCAGGCAACCTGCTGAGCATCAATCAGGAAGTTCCAGTCACCGAGGCGGAGGCAGAAACCGCCGTAGATTTGGTGCTAAAAGCCGGTGAGATGTCCATCCACCACGGGCAGATGATCCACGGTAGCCTACCGAACCATTCTACACGTCGAAGGTGTGGCTTGACGGTTCGCTACATAGATCCATCGGTGCGGCAGGCAGAAGAGAATTCGCTCAAGCGTCCTTGGAAACCGATTCTGCTGCGAGGCGAAGACCGGTACCAAAATTTCACGACTGTCCCGAATCCGTTTCCGCTCTGA
- a CDS encoding creatininase family protein codes for MPKEVRWERMFPDQLETAFNDCPAVYFTYGLCEPHGPQNTVGLDALKAHAIACRSAQTHGGIVAPPDYWHIHEHGMYANWAYRNVGEVRSWLTAMPAWQHFKNICYHVRAADALGFHAAIFLTGHYGPNWQDLKTLLSLIQPHFAMRLYGLPDFEANTPGFDQQGNGGDHAGRVETSLLWALEPDCVDMSRMPVADAQGPHFAMGANAFESDRRIGERMVADEVAWLGGKMQELLTTYEQQDITERQPVTFGEVEQIWSETVSPALKTFETMKNPEESPPEDSQWFRQCKLPELS; via the coding sequence ATGCCAAAAGAAGTACGCTGGGAACGGATGTTCCCTGATCAATTAGAAACTGCATTCAACGATTGTCCGGCTGTTTATTTTACTTATGGACTCTGTGAACCACACGGTCCGCAGAATACCGTAGGATTGGATGCGCTCAAGGCACATGCGATCGCTTGTCGGTCGGCACAAACCCACGGTGGTATCGTCGCACCTCCGGACTATTGGCATATCCACGAACACGGTATGTACGCCAACTGGGCATATCGGAATGTCGGCGAAGTCCGCAGTTGGCTCACCGCTATGCCGGCGTGGCAACACTTCAAAAACATCTGCTATCATGTTCGCGCCGCTGATGCTCTCGGATTCCACGCCGCTATCTTCCTTACAGGACACTATGGACCGAATTGGCAGGACCTCAAGACCCTCCTCTCTCTAATTCAACCGCACTTCGCGATGCGACTCTATGGACTTCCCGATTTCGAGGCAAACACACCCGGATTCGATCAGCAGGGTAACGGTGGTGACCACGCCGGTAGAGTCGAAACCTCGCTGCTATGGGCGTTGGAACCAGACTGTGTTGATATGTCGCGGATGCCTGTCGCAGACGCACAGGGACCGCATTTTGCGATGGGAGCAAATGCTTTCGAGTCGGATCGACGTATCGGTGAACGTATGGTCGCTGATGAAGTCGCATGGCTCGGAGGAAAGATGCAGGAATTGCTAACGACTTACGAACAACAGGATATTACCGAACGTCAACCTGTAACTTTTGGGGAAGTCGAGCAGATATGGTCAGAAACCGTGTCACCGGCTTTGAAAACCTTTGAGACGATGAAAAATCCAGAAGAATCACCACCGGAGGATTCACAATGGTTCCGCCAGTGCAAGCTTCCGGAACTTTCCTAA